One genomic window of Paenibacillus xylanilyticus includes the following:
- a CDS encoding HD-GYP domain-containing protein, producing MRLVHINLLQPGMKLGKRIYSEEGLVLLSEDVELTERLIRRLKDLGVGYVYIKEAATEDIIVPDMLQEETRRRALVEIKQQFQSMSGMKTKSRIPHFGKALSGLMNTILEDIGGQKEAMIMLMDMNSSDLDLYNHSLNVCVYTLVLGVASGYSRQQLMEIGLGALLHDIGKTQIDPVVLHKPAKLTDEEFKIIQQHTTYGHRILKDEPGIPLLAAHCALQHHERIDGSGYPFGLKGPQIHEYAKWIALADSYDAMTSNRVYRKSLLPHQAVEVLYTGSGSLYEQRMLEKFRDCVAIYPVGLSVTLSTGEVGVVASIDSRIPQRPRIRVLKDADGQTLKAPYEIDLSTALSVMITGVEGDEGVPPTPSCDEFS from the coding sequence GTGCGTTTGGTACATATAAACCTATTGCAGCCTGGCATGAAGCTGGGGAAACGGATTTATAGCGAAGAGGGTTTGGTTCTGCTTAGTGAAGATGTGGAACTGACCGAGCGGTTGATTAGACGTCTAAAAGACCTCGGCGTAGGTTACGTATATATTAAGGAAGCAGCGACAGAGGATATCATCGTTCCCGATATGCTTCAGGAGGAAACCAGACGCAGGGCACTGGTAGAAATCAAGCAGCAGTTTCAGAGTATGTCAGGTATGAAGACCAAAAGCCGGATTCCGCATTTCGGCAAAGCGCTGAGTGGTCTGATGAATACCATTCTGGAGGACATCGGTGGTCAAAAGGAAGCAATGATCATGCTGATGGATATGAACTCCAGTGATCTTGATCTGTACAACCACTCCTTGAACGTATGTGTGTACACACTGGTTTTGGGCGTCGCCTCAGGGTATTCCAGACAGCAGCTGATGGAAATTGGACTGGGTGCCCTGCTGCATGATATAGGAAAGACACAGATTGATCCAGTTGTTTTGCATAAACCAGCGAAATTGACGGATGAGGAATTTAAAATCATTCAGCAGCATACTACATATGGACATCGGATTTTAAAAGATGAACCAGGCATACCGCTGCTGGCAGCGCATTGCGCCCTGCAGCACCATGAGCGAATCGACGGTAGTGGCTATCCGTTTGGCCTCAAGGGTCCTCAAATTCATGAGTATGCCAAGTGGATTGCACTGGCTGACTCGTATGACGCGATGACGAGTAATCGCGTATACCGGAAGTCATTGCTCCCTCACCAGGCAGTGGAAGTATTATATACGGGATCTGGCTCGTTGTATGAACAGCGTATGCTGGAGAAATTCCGTGACTGTGTGGCAATTTATCCCGTAGGTCTATCTGTGACGCTGAGCACGGGGGAAGTCGGCGTCGTTGCATCCATCGATTCACGTATCCCGCAGCGGCCCCGGATTCGGGTGTTAAAGGATGCGGATGGACAGACGTTAAAGGCTCCTTACGAAATAGATCTGTCCACAGCCCTATCGGTTATGATTACTGGTGTAGAAGGCGATGAGGGCGTGCCTCCAACTCCTTCCTGTGATGAATTTTCTTGA
- the yfkAB gene encoding radical SAM/CxCxxxxC motif protein YfkAB, whose product MTMLNSGSVEPMPLSPTNDPWDPIGSLRTYGRHVLTSVEMTVTHLCNMRCEHCAVGDMLTMREAPALPLPLMLKRLDEVEHLQTISLTGGEPSFSQKTVDEMIIPLLKYAKERGIRSQINSNLTLDLSRYEKLLPYLDVMHISFNYLNADDFHQVGFANSGRPVKREVAVKMYEKMIENSRKLSEAGMFISAESMINFRTHDKLEGIHQLIREMGCVRHEVHPMYNSNFASTLPVLSLDHMRAAIHRLLDVRDKDMWMLFGTLPFFACSAADQDRELINRLYSEPNVTVRNDPDGRNRVNVNMFTGNVYVTDFADIPAFGNIRDRKLDDVFHEWSAEHPLNQTVNCHCDAASCCGPNLLVADMYYKGVDFKSRKAITR is encoded by the coding sequence ATGACCATGCTAAACTCAGGATCGGTTGAACCGATGCCTTTATCGCCGACAAATGATCCATGGGATCCGATCGGCTCTTTGCGTACATATGGACGCCACGTGTTAACCAGTGTTGAAATGACCGTGACTCATCTGTGCAATATGAGATGTGAGCACTGTGCTGTAGGGGATATGCTCACGATGCGTGAAGCTCCCGCACTGCCACTGCCTCTAATGCTGAAGCGGCTGGACGAAGTGGAGCATCTGCAGACCATCAGTTTGACAGGTGGTGAGCCGAGCTTCAGTCAAAAGACAGTGGATGAAATGATCATCCCGCTGCTGAAATATGCCAAGGAGCGCGGCATAAGATCACAGATCAACTCCAACCTGACGCTGGATCTCAGTCGTTACGAGAAACTGCTGCCATACCTTGATGTGATGCACATCTCATTCAACTACCTGAATGCTGATGATTTCCATCAAGTCGGTTTTGCCAACAGCGGCAGACCTGTCAAGCGTGAAGTAGCGGTGAAAATGTATGAGAAAATGATAGAGAATTCGCGCAAACTGAGTGAAGCAGGCATGTTTATCTCGGCTGAATCCATGATTAATTTCCGTACTCATGATAAGTTGGAGGGGATCCATCAACTGATTCGGGAGATGGGCTGTGTACGTCATGAAGTTCATCCGATGTATAACTCAAATTTTGCTTCCACATTACCTGTCTTGTCTCTGGACCATATGCGAGCAGCCATTCATCGCTTGCTGGATGTGCGCGACAAAGATATGTGGATGTTGTTCGGAACACTTCCATTCTTTGCTTGCAGTGCGGCCGATCAGGATCGGGAATTGATCAATCGCCTGTACAGTGAGCCTAATGTGACCGTACGCAATGATCCGGATGGCCGTAATCGCGTTAACGTCAACATGTTTACAGGCAATGTGTACGTTACGGATTTTGCTGACATCCCTGCCTTTGGCAACATTCGGGATCGGAAGCTGGATGATGTGTTCCATGAATGGTCAGCGGAGCATCCGCTTAATCAGACCGTTAACTGTCACTGTGATGCTGCGTCCTGCTGCGGCCCTAACCTGCTGGTGGCGGACATGTATTATAAAGGTGTGGATTTCAAATCCAGAAAAGCAATTACGCGCTGA
- a CDS encoding hemolysin family protein, with product MDIHTEFHLGQLVFNLVCVFLLVFLNGVFVAAEFSLVKVRQTRLTQLQSEGNRLAGYALKVNGKLDAYLSATQFGITLTSLGLGWLGEPAISELLVEPLMFKLGVADTGLISTVSVIVGFCIITFLHIVLGELAPKSLAIQKTDGVALLLSAPLLLFYKIFFPFIWILNASANALLRLAGIEPASEGEAHSEDELRILMKQSAKSGVIDKDEIKLMDNIFDFSDMLAREVMLPRTDMDCLYTHLPLEENLKIINATKHSRYPVAVEDKDEIIGFIHITDLLLAAPEQQQDLASLVRPILNVPESMEISHVLQLMQKKHSQMTLVVDEYGGTAGLLTAEEILEEIVGDLYDEFEDERPHMERSGDSFSIDGRSLIEEVHEWTGAIIDDEEVDTIGGWLFKELEGSPAKGKTREQNGYVFEVEESTRLRITRVKVYRSPVSEQEAAAWNEAQDDPESDK from the coding sequence TTGGATATTCATACCGAATTTCATCTCGGGCAGCTGGTGTTCAATTTGGTTTGCGTTTTTCTGCTCGTATTCTTGAATGGTGTATTTGTTGCAGCGGAATTTTCTCTGGTTAAAGTCAGACAGACCCGGTTGACTCAATTGCAGAGCGAGGGAAATCGGCTGGCCGGGTATGCTTTAAAGGTGAATGGAAAACTGGACGCTTACTTGTCGGCAACCCAGTTCGGCATTACCCTGACATCCCTGGGGCTTGGCTGGCTCGGTGAACCCGCCATTTCCGAATTACTGGTAGAGCCGCTGATGTTCAAACTGGGCGTGGCGGATACAGGGCTGATCTCTACCGTTTCTGTTATCGTCGGTTTCTGTATTATTACGTTTCTGCATATTGTACTTGGGGAACTTGCACCGAAGTCGCTTGCTATTCAAAAAACTGATGGCGTGGCTCTGCTATTGTCCGCACCACTTCTGCTGTTCTACAAAATCTTTTTTCCATTCATCTGGATTCTCAATGCATCGGCCAATGCACTGCTGCGACTGGCAGGGATAGAGCCTGCGAGTGAAGGAGAAGCCCATTCTGAAGATGAACTCAGAATCTTGATGAAGCAGAGTGCGAAGAGTGGCGTCATTGACAAAGATGAAATCAAACTGATGGATAACATCTTTGATTTCTCCGATATGCTTGCTCGTGAAGTCATGCTACCACGTACAGATATGGATTGTCTGTATACCCATCTGCCCCTGGAAGAGAACCTGAAGATTATTAATGCAACGAAGCATTCCCGTTATCCTGTTGCCGTTGAGGATAAAGACGAAATTATCGGATTTATCCATATTACGGATCTGCTATTGGCAGCCCCGGAACAGCAGCAGGACCTGGCTTCACTTGTGCGGCCTATCTTGAACGTTCCGGAATCCATGGAAATCAGCCATGTCCTTCAACTGATGCAGAAAAAGCATTCCCAGATGACCCTTGTTGTTGACGAATACGGCGGCACCGCCGGATTATTGACGGCGGAGGAAATTCTGGAGGAGATCGTAGGGGATCTATACGATGAGTTCGAGGATGAGCGACCTCATATGGAACGCAGCGGTGATTCCTTCTCCATAGATGGACGATCCCTCATTGAAGAGGTTCATGAATGGACCGGGGCCATCATTGATGACGAAGAAGTAGATACCATTGGCGGTTGGTTGTTCAAAGAGCTTGAAGGCAGCCCAGCCAAAGGTAAAACACGGGAGCAGAACGGCTATGTTTTTGAAGTGGAGGAATCCACCAGGTTACGAATTACCCGAGTCAAGGTGTATAGGAGCCCAGTCTCTGAACAAGAGGCTGCTGCTTGGAATGAGGCTCAGGACGATCCCGAATCGGACAAGTAG
- a CDS encoding spore coat associated protein CotJA, with protein sequence MIDPQLRAYAPFVGPFDPCKPIEIKTYLVPPQLFIPFQPMGWPQYSPAEALRLGTLWPALYSPYTSKKTKGREVGADGA encoded by the coding sequence ATGATTGATCCACAGCTTCGCGCATATGCACCTTTTGTGGGGCCTTTTGATCCATGTAAACCGATTGAAATTAAAACCTACCTTGTTCCTCCGCAGTTATTTATTCCTTTCCAGCCGATGGGCTGGCCCCAATACAGTCCGGCAGAAGCGCTGAGACTCGGAACATTGTGGCCTGCGCTATACAGTCCTTATACATCCAAAAAAACAAAAGGGAGGGAGGTAGGAGCAGATGGAGCCTGA
- a CDS encoding spore coat protein CotJB: protein MEPEAAKACDARYYELLEELQALDFVLVELNLYLDTHPGDYQSIEQYNKFSQERMRVAHEFQQLYGPLMNFGHAFSKYPWQWLEAPWPWQV, encoded by the coding sequence ATGGAGCCTGAAGCAGCAAAAGCGTGTGACGCCAGATATTATGAGTTGCTGGAGGAACTGCAAGCCTTGGATTTTGTGTTGGTGGAGCTGAATCTGTATCTGGATACTCACCCGGGTGACTATCAAAGTATTGAACAGTATAACAAGTTTAGCCAGGAGCGGATGAGGGTAGCCCATGAATTTCAGCAGCTGTATGGACCGCTCATGAACTTTGGGCATGCGTTCTCCAAATATCCTTGGCAGTGGTTAGAGGCCCCCTGGCCGTGGCAGGTGTAA
- a CDS encoding manganese catalase family protein, which translates to MWVYEKKLQYPVRVSKCDPHMAKLLMEQYGGADGELAAALRYMNQRYTIPDKIIGLLNDIATEEFSHLEMIATMIYKLTKDATIEQLEKAGLDAHYVNHDKALFYSNAAGVPFTATYIQAKGDPIADLYEDIAAEEKARATYQWLIDLTDDVDLQDSLKFLREREIVHSLRFREAVEILKDDRETKKIF; encoded by the coding sequence ATGTGGGTATACGAGAAAAAGCTGCAATATCCTGTTAGGGTAAGTAAATGTGATCCTCATATGGCCAAATTGCTGATGGAACAGTATGGTGGAGCAGACGGGGAACTGGCTGCAGCCCTTCGGTATATGAATCAGCGTTATACCATTCCGGACAAAATTATCGGTCTGTTGAATGACATCGCTACAGAGGAATTTTCCCATCTGGAGATGATCGCAACCATGATCTACAAACTTACCAAGGATGCAACCATTGAACAGCTGGAGAAGGCAGGCCTGGATGCTCACTATGTGAATCACGACAAGGCACTCTTTTACAGCAATGCAGCGGGCGTACCTTTCACTGCAACCTACATCCAAGCAAAGGGTGACCCTATTGCAGATCTGTATGAAGATATCGCTGCGGAGGAGAAGGCTAGGGCTACATATCAATGGTTAATTGATCTGACGGATGATGTGGATCTCCAGGATAGCCTGAAGTTCCTGCGGGAACGGGAGATTGTGCATTCGCTTCGTTTCCGTGAGGCGGTCGAGATCCTGAAGGATGATCGGGAAACCAAGAAGATCTTCTAA
- a CDS encoding 3-oxoacyl-[acyl-carrier-protein] synthase III C-terminal domain-containing protein: MAGIRIVDMDIYHPAHQVDNDFYIEHFDARGVDIRGLLKALGRDKRYKINNDDENSLSMAYEAASNLLEKTGLTGADIDLIAYASQTPEYIFPTNSLMIHRLINGASHTICIDSNANCAGMTAAFEQVSRQMLGNPRIRRALIIGSDYVAPHASPDDPVYYANFGDAAAAVIIERDEQATGFIDSIYQTDTCVYGNSLFPAEGLAKLGQTGVDAGAFHVKFTPFDDSICVDAASESILTLLRRNEIAADQIKAACFSQLSIGNIRAVSENIGIANDVAVYIGDEFGYTSTSSPFIALHRAITSGQVERGDKVLFWTVGAGWQNVAMVVEY; the protein is encoded by the coding sequence ATGGCCGGAATTCGTATTGTGGATATGGATATTTATCATCCAGCACACCAGGTGGACAATGACTTTTACATTGAACATTTTGATGCGAGAGGGGTAGATATTCGGGGATTGTTAAAAGCGCTTGGGCGTGATAAGCGTTACAAAATTAACAACGATGACGAGAACTCACTAAGCATGGCTTATGAGGCAGCCAGTAACCTTTTGGAAAAGACCGGACTGACCGGGGCGGATATCGACCTGATTGCCTATGCAAGTCAAACGCCGGAATACATCTTCCCTACGAATTCCTTGATGATTCATCGTTTAATTAATGGTGCATCCCATACCATCTGTATCGACAGCAACGCCAACTGTGCCGGAATGACGGCAGCCTTTGAACAGGTGAGCCGGCAGATGCTGGGCAATCCCCGAATTCGAAGAGCACTGATTATCGGTTCAGATTATGTAGCCCCGCACGCGAGTCCAGATGATCCTGTCTACTATGCCAATTTTGGCGATGCGGCAGCGGCTGTCATCATCGAACGCGACGAACAGGCCACCGGCTTCATTGATTCCATATACCAAACGGATACCTGTGTGTACGGTAATTCCCTCTTTCCTGCAGAAGGCCTGGCGAAATTGGGTCAGACCGGGGTGGATGCAGGAGCTTTTCATGTCAAATTCACACCGTTCGATGATTCGATCTGCGTTGATGCTGCTTCTGAATCTATTCTCACATTGTTAAGACGCAACGAGATTGCAGCAGATCAGATCAAAGCAGCCTGCTTCTCCCAGTTATCCATCGGTAATATTCGAGCGGTATCAGAGAACATTGGGATCGCAAATGATGTTGCCGTCTACATTGGAGACGAATTCGGCTATACCTCAACCAGCAGTCCCTTCATTGCTCTGCATCGGGCCATAACCTCCGGTCAGGTCGAACGTGGTGATAAAGTGTTGTTCTGGACGGTCGGAGCCGGGTGGCAAAATGTTGCCATGGTGGTCGAATACTAA
- a CDS encoding carboxymuconolactone decarboxylase family protein: protein MSEQIVQGLERFANLSGEYGAKALAPIKEHFPELAEFIMGTAYGDIFQRTSISDQWKEVAVISSLITQGQFEQLGVHYVMALRVGVTVEELKGILLHLAPCVGAPRIISAFNVLLSTLDEIQ from the coding sequence ATGAGTGAGCAGATTGTTCAAGGGCTGGAGCGTTTCGCGAATCTTTCTGGGGAGTACGGAGCCAAAGCCTTGGCCCCCATCAAGGAACATTTTCCCGAGCTGGCAGAATTCATTATGGGTACAGCTTACGGTGACATTTTCCAACGTACCAGCATTTCGGATCAATGGAAAGAAGTTGCCGTTATATCCTCACTGATTACACAAGGGCAGTTTGAACAACTGGGTGTTCATTATGTTATGGCACTTCGTGTTGGAGTAACTGTGGAGGAGCTCAAAGGAATTCTGCTGCATTTGGCACCTTGTGTAGGGGCGCCGCGTATTATTAGTGCATTTAACGTCCTACTTTCAACGCTAGATGAAATCCAATAA
- a CDS encoding thiamine pyrophosphate-binding protein: MKTVADYLAETLQKLGVTHVFGIIGKSICPAVLKMVDHGLEFIPGRHESSSGFAAAGYALQTGRLGVAFATSGPGGTNLLTAAAHAKANNLPVLFITGHQSIQELGIPQCQDSSSYLADLAEMFKPATLFSKLVERGDHFGTLLNHALSIALGPNKGPVHLCLPFDVQTELLAECRIVMPEPEPLISISNLNRILPLLHKSSHPLIIAGKGVNRARAHDELLQLAEQFQIPVITTPGGKGAIAWNHPLYHGPCGVGGFPHADELLNQSDLYIVLGSRLSDMTICNLKPDNHPAHLIQFDSDPAFVGKILHSQTLHITGDLKDNLQFLLGTLTEYEAPKRESTAVDYTVPLPTLPNLSLASILDELSDMLPYDHTLFVDDGSHGFHAVQRYKVKKPGSFVFDAYFACMGNAIGMAIGAKAAAPDETIVCITGDGCFMMLGAEINAAVCHNLPVIFIVVNNKQLDMALKGMQKTTGRIDGTLFEVPMDASKFAEALGAAAFRAETHGEFTAAIKAAQELKQVAVIELLTDRDEIPPTAHRTVNL, encoded by the coding sequence ATGAAAACCGTTGCGGACTATTTGGCAGAAACGCTGCAGAAGCTTGGTGTTACTCATGTCTTTGGTATTATTGGAAAATCGATATGCCCTGCTGTTCTGAAGATGGTGGACCACGGCCTTGAGTTCATTCCAGGTCGCCACGAATCCAGTTCAGGATTCGCAGCAGCTGGTTATGCTCTCCAAACCGGAAGGCTGGGTGTTGCATTCGCCACTTCAGGTCCGGGTGGAACCAATCTTTTAACCGCTGCAGCTCATGCCAAAGCCAATAACCTTCCGGTGTTATTTATTACCGGGCATCAATCCATTCAGGAATTAGGCATTCCACAGTGCCAGGACTCTTCCTCCTATCTGGCCGATCTCGCAGAGATGTTCAAACCCGCTACGTTATTCAGCAAATTGGTGGAGCGTGGCGACCACTTCGGTACATTGCTCAATCATGCCCTCTCCATTGCACTTGGCCCGAACAAAGGTCCGGTTCATCTTTGTCTACCCTTTGACGTTCAGACCGAGCTGCTTGCTGAATGCCGAATTGTCATGCCTGAACCCGAGCCTCTAATTAGCATCTCTAACCTTAATCGAATTCTTCCCCTTCTTCACAAGTCCAGTCACCCATTAATTATCGCAGGCAAAGGCGTCAATCGAGCCAGAGCTCATGATGAGCTATTGCAGTTAGCAGAACAATTCCAAATTCCTGTCATCACGACGCCGGGTGGGAAAGGTGCTATCGCCTGGAACCATCCGTTATATCATGGACCTTGTGGTGTCGGGGGCTTCCCCCATGCCGATGAATTGCTCAACCAGAGTGACCTCTATATCGTACTTGGGTCGCGGCTGAGTGATATGACGATCTGCAATCTCAAACCGGACAATCATCCTGCACATCTCATTCAGTTCGATTCGGATCCTGCCTTTGTCGGCAAAATACTCCACTCACAAACCTTACATATTACTGGCGATCTAAAAGACAATCTGCAGTTTCTGCTTGGTACCCTGACCGAATATGAAGCTCCTAAGAGAGAGTCCACGGCAGTAGACTATACGGTCCCCCTGCCAACGCTACCTAACCTCTCCCTTGCATCCATTTTGGATGAATTGAGCGATATGCTGCCGTATGATCATACCTTATTTGTTGATGACGGAAGTCACGGCTTTCATGCTGTTCAGCGTTATAAAGTGAAAAAACCTGGCAGTTTTGTATTTGACGCATACTTCGCCTGTATGGGGAATGCCATTGGTATGGCGATCGGAGCCAAGGCAGCAGCACCAGACGAGACGATCGTCTGTATTACAGGCGACGGATGCTTCATGATGCTCGGAGCCGAGATCAATGCCGCTGTATGCCACAATCTGCCGGTCATCTTCATCGTAGTGAATAATAAACAGCTGGATATGGCGCTCAAAGGCATGCAAAAAACAACAGGTCGAATCGACGGGACCTTGTTCGAAGTGCCTATGGATGCGTCGAAGTTTGCTGAAGCTCTCGGAGCAGCCGCATTTCGGGCAGAAACACATGGCGAGTTCACCGCTGCAATCAAGGCAGCACAAGAACTGAAACAAGTCGCAGTAATCGAGCTGTTGACGGATCGCGATGAGATTCCGCCTACAGCCCATCGTACCGTGAATTTGTGA